The DNA region GCCGGGCCGTAGGCGCCACCGCCGGTGGTGCTGCCGAAGGCGTACTCGTAGATCAGCAGAAGCAGCGTCAGCGAGGCGTGCGAGGGGCCGCCGCCGGTGAACAGGTAGGGCTCGAGGAAGACCTGGGCGGTGCCGATGATCTGCAGGATCAGGGTGATCAGCAGCACCGGGCGCAGGTGCGGCAGGGTGACGTGCCAGATCTTGCCGAGCACGCCCGCGCCGTCTGCCGAGGCGGCGTCGTAGAGCTCCTGCGGCACCGTGGTCAGCGCGGCGAGGTAGATGATCACCGTGCCGCCGGCGGCGGCCCAGGTCGCCTCCATCACCAGCGAGGGCAGCACCCAGGAGGCCGACTCCAGCCATGGCACCGGCCTGAGCCCGACCCATCCCAGCACGGTGTTGAAGACACCACCCTCCGAGGCGTCGTAGAAGGTCTTCCACAGCAGCACCGCCACCGCGGGCGGCACCACGACGGGCAGATAGGCCAGGCCCGCGTAGAGTCCGCGCAGCCTGCGCAGCGAGCTGAAGACCACCGCCATGACCAGCGGGATCGGATATCCGACGACGAACGCGATGCCCGCGAAGACCGCCGTGTTGCGCAACGCCACCGGCAGCAGCGGGTCGGCGAGCACCGTGCGGAAATTGTCCAGGCCCACCCACTCCGCGGGCCCGACGAGGTTCGTGTCCTGCACGCTCATCACCACGGTCCGCACGATCGGCCACCACGAGAACAGCCCGAAGACGAGGAGCATCGGCAGCAGGAAGACCAGGGTCGCCGCGCCGCCGCGCCACCACCTCGCGAGCACGGTGGCGGACGACGTACGCCGGCGAGCCGGCCCTCGCACGAGGGCCGGCCCACCCACCCGGGACATGTCGGCGGTCACGCTCAGCCCTTGTCCAGGATCTGCTGGACCGAGGCGTCGGCGTCCTTGAGCAGCGCGGCGATGTCGGCGTCCTCGTCGCTGAGCACCTTCTGCACGACCGGGTCCAGCGCGCCGTACACGGCCTGGGTCTGCGCGGGTGGCTCGGGGATCAGGGAGAGGTCGAACATCCGCGAGGTGTAGCCGGTCATCTGCTCCAGCGGCACGTTGACGTAGTCCTTCACCCAGCCCTGGTAGGTGGTGTACGAGGCCTCGTCGAAGATCGGGAAGGTCGGCGTCCCGACGGGCTGGTCCGCCGCGGTCTGGGTCTTGGCGTCGGCGACGGCCGCCGACTCGTCGGTGTACCTGCGGACCCGGAAGAAGTCGGCCCAGGCCACCGCCGCCTCTGCCTCCGCGTCGCTCGCCTTGGCGCTGACCACGTTCACCGAGCCGCCGCCGAGCACGCCGGCGTCGGCCGAGTCCCCCAGCGGGACCGCGGTCAGTCCGTACGTCTCCGGGTCGATCGCCGAGGTGGTGACGAGGGAGTTGTAGACGTCGGAGCCGCTGATGAACATCCCGACCTTCCCGGCCGCGAACGCCTGGTTGATGCTGTTCCAGTCGTAGGCGGTGTTGCCGGAGAACGACTCGTCGGTCCAGCGCATGTCGTGCAGCAGCTGCAGCGCCTGCTCGGTCTGCGGGTTGTCGACGGTGGCGGTGAACGTGTCGCCGTCCTGCGTCTCCATCCGGCCTCCGAGGGCGTAGGTCAGCGTGGTCAGGATCCAGCCGCCGGTGTTGGACGTGGTCATCTCGGCGTACCCGGTGGCACCGGTCCGGTCGTGGATCTGCTTGGCGGCGGCGCGCAGCTCCTCCCACGTCGTCGGCGGCTTGTCCGGGTCGAGGCCGGCCTTCGTGAACAGGTCGCGGTTGTAGTGGAGCGCGTTGGCGTAGACGTCCGAGGGCAGGCCGTAGACCTTGCCGTCGGTGCCCTGCGCGGCGGCGAGCACGTTCGGGTTGAGCTCGTCGAAGTAGGGCAGCTCGCGGATCTCGGCGTCCACGTCGGCGACCTGGCCACGCTCGACCAGGCCCTTGGTGTCGGTGAACGGCACCCGGAAGGAGATCGGCAGCGTGCCACCGGCGAGCTGCGCGGGGAACGTCTGCGCGTTCCACTGCCACTCCACCGGCTTCACGGTGATGTCGGGATGCTCCTTGTTGAAGGCCGCGGCCTGCGCCTTGACGGCGTCGATCGTGGCCTGCTTGTCGCCGGGCCGCCAGCCCTCGACGGTGATGGTGACGCCGTCGCCGTCGTCCGACGTCTCGCCGCAGGCGGCGAGCGAGCCGAACGCGAGAGCCGCGACCGCGGTGAGCGCGACGGTGCGCAACCGAGTGGATCTCATGGGTCTGTCTCCTGGATGTTGTGGTGGGGTCTCAGGTCGTGGGCCGCAGCCAGACCGCGGCATCGGGGGCGAGCCGGCCGGCCTCGAGAGGCGAGCTGGCCAGCCAGACGTGGTCGCTGTGCGGCAGCTCCACCGGTGCGTCGGTCAGGTTGACCACGCAGGCGAAGTGCGCACCGCGACGAAAGGCGAGG from Nocardioides luteus includes:
- a CDS encoding carbohydrate ABC transporter permease — encoded protein: MTADMSRVGGPALVRGPARRRTSSATVLARWWRGGAATLVFLLPMLLVFGLFSWWPIVRTVVMSVQDTNLVGPAEWVGLDNFRTVLADPLLPVALRNTAVFAGIAFVVGYPIPLVMAVVFSSLRRLRGLYAGLAYLPVVVPPAVAVLLWKTFYDASEGGVFNTVLGWVGLRPVPWLESASWVLPSLVMEATWAAAGGTVIIYLAALTTVPQELYDAASADGAGVLGKIWHVTLPHLRPVLLITLILQIIGTAQVFLEPYLFTGGGPSHASLTLLLLIYEYAFGSTTGGGAYGPATALSLMMAVGLALLSWIYFRLTRGWSD
- a CDS encoding ABC transporter substrate-binding protein, coding for MRSTRLRTVALTAVAALAFGSLAACGETSDDGDGVTITVEGWRPGDKQATIDAVKAQAAAFNKEHPDITVKPVEWQWNAQTFPAQLAGGTLPISFRVPFTDTKGLVERGQVADVDAEIRELPYFDELNPNVLAAAQGTDGKVYGLPSDVYANALHYNRDLFTKAGLDPDKPPTTWEELRAAAKQIHDRTGATGYAEMTTSNTGGWILTTLTYALGGRMETQDGDTFTATVDNPQTEQALQLLHDMRWTDESFSGNTAYDWNSINQAFAAGKVGMFISGSDVYNSLVTTSAIDPETYGLTAVPLGDSADAGVLGGGSVNVVSAKASDAEAEAAVAWADFFRVRRYTDESAAVADAKTQTAADQPVGTPTFPIFDEASYTTYQGWVKDYVNVPLEQMTGYTSRMFDLSLIPEPPAQTQAVYGALDPVVQKVLSDEDADIAALLKDADASVQQILDKG